The genome window TAAAGCATTTGCAGCACAATGGCCATCACGACCTGGGTAAACACTTCCGGTGTCGTCAGCAACGCGCCAAGAACCAGGTTGATGACAACCATGTAACGTCTCATGGCAGACAGCTTCTTGTAATCGAGGATACCTATTTTCACCAGAGCAAGCAGCACAACCGGCAACTCGAAACCAAGTCCCATTCCGAGCATGAACTTAGTGACGAAACTGAAATAGGTCTCTGCACGCCACACCGGCACCTTCACGCCCATCCACAACGCGAACAGCTCGGCGAATTTCAGCGCTCGCGCCAACACGAAAAAATAGCAGAAACAGACACCTACCAGAAACAGGCCAACGCCGACGCCAAACGCGCGGAGGACGTATTTTTTTTCCCTGATCTTCAAAGCGGGCAACACGAACTGCGCTACAAAATAAATTATGAATGGTGCCGCCAGCAGGATGCCTGCAAAGAATGCGAGGTGCAACGACGACAGAAACGGCGCGGCCGGGTCCAAATACACCAAGTCTGTCGCGCTGGCGAGCAAGTCTTCCAGCGGCGGATTTGTATCCACGCGCAGTGAGACCAGAATGTTGGTGCCGGTTTCGAAGGGTTCGACCTGGA of Candidatus Angelobacter sp. contains these proteins:
- a CDS encoding twin-arginine translocase subunit TatC — protein: MADSTEELRPEEDGGGPVKTFLEHLEDLRWMLIKSGAALLVGMIVCLYATHQVVSVLKRPLQRAALIQVGHTQKALVRLGTNTLATLDSPTNRVGSLDLGTNRLVIIQVEPFETGTNILVSLRVDTNPPLEDLLASATDLVYLDPAAPFLSSLHLAFFAGILLAAPFIIYFVAQFVLPALKIREKKYVLRAFGVGVGLFLVGVCFCYFFVLARALKFAELFALWMGVKVPVWRAETYFSFVTKFMLGMGLGFELPVVLLALVKIGILDYKKLSAMRRYMVVINLVLGALLTTPEVFTQVVMAIVLQMLYEISVWIAWYWERKERKQAAEA